The following proteins are encoded in a genomic region of Triticum dicoccoides isolate Atlit2015 ecotype Zavitan chromosome 1B, WEW_v2.0, whole genome shotgun sequence:
- the LOC119302824 gene encoding uncharacterized protein LOC119302824 — translation MDWVAEQQDLGGFGLAGICREVTRVLCATIFNSSCLGPMLLSLILPCANDVLSSRVDSNQDSLLRLAAYWAALLLFKLLYFGLCYVFTLFCTCAYVFLVASLYCTGGDFAAANHGRHALPVDPSRRLNRTFFFLAIPLLITFYAGAQAWIALQQLDAPGVVTLPLQLMGGAACLAGAAYAAVVCQLACVVSLLEDAWLLTAIRRSRALLAGKFWPAAAIFLTLDACIVALLMAYTVLVVAVRDALGLRLAFLLAAGVGMTVALWAVLVVTLVAQPVVYLVCKNHHHEVVDNVHLNYVGEYERLAVDGDNGVELQPAPQVTTTA, via the coding sequence ATGGACTGGGTAGCAGAGCAGCAGGATCTGGGTGGCTTCGGGCTTGCCGGCATCTGCCGCGAGGTCACCCGAGTCCTCTGCGCCACCATCTTCAATTCCtcctgcttaggtcccatgctgCTCTCCCTCATCTTGCCCTGCGCCAATGACGTCCTTAGCTCCCGCGTCGACTCCAACCAAGAcagcctcctccgcctcgccgcgtaCTGGGCCGCCTTACTTCTCTTCAAGCTCCTCTACTTTGGTCTCTGCTACGTGTTCACGCTCTTCTGCACCTGCGCCTACGTGTTCCTAGTCGCCTCTCTCTATTGCACCGGCGGCGATTTCGCCGCCGCCAATCACGGCCGCCACGCCCTCCCAGTCGACCCGTCCAGGCGGCTTAATcgcaccttcttcttcctcgcaaTCCCTCTACTGATCACATTCTACGCCGGCGCCCAAGCCTGGATCGCGCTCCAGCAGCTGGACGCTCCGGGCGTGGTCACCCTGCCGCTGCAGCTCATGGGCGGGGCCGCGTGCCTTGCCGGCGCCGCGTACGCCGCCGTCGTCTGCCAGCTGGCCTGCGTGGTCTCCCTCCTCGAGGACGCCTGGCTTCTCACCGCCATACGCAGGAGCCGCGCGCTCCTCGCCGgcaagttctggccggcggcggccATCTTCCTCACGCTCGACGCCTGCATCGTGGCTCTGCTAATGGCCTACACGGTTCTGGTGGTGGCGGTGCGCGACGCGCTGGGGCTGCGTCTCGCTTTCCTGCTGGCTGCGGGAGTTGGGATGACAGTCGCTCTGTGGGCGGTGCTCGTCGTCACGCTGGTGGCGCAGCCGGTGGTGTACCTCGTCTGCAAGAACCACCACCACGAGGTCGTTGACAACGTCCACCTCAACTACGTCGGAGAGTACGAGCGGCTCGCCGTCGACGGCGACAATGGCGTGGAGCTGCAGCCGGCGCCGCAGGTCACTACAACTGCCTAG
- the LOC119302831 gene encoding uncharacterized protein LOC119302831, which yields MEWTPKQQALGGLGLAGVCRETCHVIHRAMLPNFVNLGPPLLSALLLASSAAVRALCSRVLADLHDHDGPSLLCLVTDRLAFFLFVAVSIGLVLLLLLLCAAAYLFCVVSLYSTGGDLRAADRVLRGFPTVPLTRFVCTFLLAAVPFFVICTSLFVAALFQPQEPLGAADKIMLPLQLLGWAAFLASAAYVAVVCQLACVVSLLEDAVLFGALRKSRALVVGKFWAAAGVFVTLDGCIFAVLVAFPVLVVDDALGLGLGFQVAAGVAMAVALCAVVLLTLVAQPVVYLVCKNHHHLVVDKVHLD from the coding sequence ATGGAGTGGACACCAAAGCAGCAGGCtctcggcggcctcggcctcgccggcgtctgCCGGGAGACCTGCCATGTGATCCACCGCGCCATGCTCCCCAACTTCGTCAACCTGGGTCCCCCGCTGCTCTCCGCGCTCTTGCTCGCcagctccgccgccgtccgcgcccTCTGCTCCCGCGTCCTCGCGGACCTCCACGACCACGACGGCCCCAGCCTCCTCTGCCTCGTCACGGACCGGCTCGCCTTCTTCCTCTTCGTGGCCGTCTCCATCGGCCTTgtcctcctgctcctgctcctctgCGCCGCCGCCTACCTCTTCTGTGTCGTCTCCCTCTACTCCACCGGAGGCGACCTCCGCGCCGCCGATCGCGTCCTCAGAGGGTTCCCCACGGTCCCGCTCACGCGGTTCGTCTGCACCTTCCTCCTCGCCGCGGTCCCCTTCTTCGTGATCTGCACCTCCCTCTTCGTCGCCGCCTTGTTCCAGCCCCAGGAGCCGCTCGGCGCTGCGGACAAGATCATGCTGCCGCTGCAGCTGCTGGGATGGGCCGCGTTCCTCGCCAGCGCGGCGTACGTCGCCGTGGTGTGCCAGCTGGCCTGCGTGGTGTCCCTGCTCGAGGACGCAGTGCTCTTCGGCGCCCTGCGCAAGAGCCGCGCGCTCGTCGTGGGCAAGTTCTGGGCGGCCGCCGGCGTCTTCGTCACGCTTGACGGCTGCATCTTTGCCGTGCTGGTGGCTTTCCCCGTTCTGGTGGTGGACGATGCGCTGGGCCTCGGCCTCGGGTTCCAGGTGGCCGCCGGGGTGGCGATGGCAGTGGCTCTATGCGCGGTGGTGCTGTTGACGCTGGTGGCGCAGCCGGTGGTCTACCTGGTGTGCAAGAACCACCACCACTTGGTCGTCGACAAGGTTCACCTCGACTGA